One Labrus mixtus chromosome 22, fLabMix1.1, whole genome shotgun sequence genomic window carries:
- the LOC132956067 gene encoding metalloproteinase inhibitor 3, whose translation MQSVYQHLISLLFVFSSLHVHQLTEGCSCALTHPQDAFCNSDIVIRAKVVGKKLLRDGPFGTMRYTVKQMKMYKGFDKVQHVQHIYTDASESLCGVKFEINKYQYLITGRVYDDKVYTGLCNFNERWERLSLAQKKGINHRYQLGCACRIKPCHYLPCFVTSKNECLWTDMLSHFGYPGYQSRHYACIQQKEGYCSWYRGMTARDKTTINATDP comes from the exons ATGCAGTCAGTGTACCAGCACCTGATCAGCCTGCTGTTTGTCTTCAGCAGTCTGCACGTTCACCAGCTGACAGAGGGCTGCTCGTGCGCTCTGACGCACCCGCAAGACGCCTTCTGCAACTCCGACATCG TGATTCGAGCAAAAGTGGTCGGCAAGAAGCTCCTGAGAGATGGGCCCTTTGGAACGATGCGCTACACAGTCAAGCAAATGAAG ATGTACAAAGGATTCGACAAGGTCCAGCACGTGCAGCACATTTACACAGACGCCTCAGAGAGTCTGTGTGGCGTCAAGTTTGAAATCAACAAGTACCAGTATCTGATCACAG GTCGAGTTTATGATGACAAGGTCTACACAGGTCTGTGCAACTTCAATGAGCGGTGGGAGCGTCTCTCATTGGCCCAGAAAAAAGGCATCAACCATCGTTACCAACTGGGCTGCGCTTGCAGG ATTAAGCCCTGCCACTATCTGCCCTGCTTCGTGACCTCAAAGAACGAGTGCCTATGGACGGACATGCTGTCCCACTTCGGCTATCCCGGCTACCAGTCCCGGCACTACGCCTGCATCCAGCAGAAGGAAGGCTACTGCAGCTGGTACCGGGGCATGACCGCACGCGATAAAACCACCATCAACGCCACTGACCCCTGA